One window from the genome of Nicotiana sylvestris chromosome 9, ASM39365v2, whole genome shotgun sequence encodes:
- the LOC138878326 gene encoding uncharacterized protein, with protein MKAQDLADYLAENLIANEYQPLSTYFPDEEVNSVEITTEDTNALKMFFDRAVNAKGVGIGAILISPTGQHYLATARLRFFCTNNTAKYVACIIGMNMAIDQDVEELLIMGDSDLIIRQAQGEWETRDVKLIPYRQHVENLSRRFKSVEFRYIPRFHNELADALATLASMLPYLGNVHIDPLEIKIRERNGY; from the coding sequence atgaaagcccaggatTTAGCAGATTACTTGGCTGAAAACCTTATTGCCAATGAATACCAGCCTTTGAGCacctacttcccagatgaagaggtaaattcagttgagatAACAACGGAAGACACCAATGCTTtgaaaatgttctttgatagggctgtgaatgcaaaaggtgttggaattggggcaatcttgatctcacccactggtcagcattatctagCCACAGCCCGACTTcgatttttctgcacaaacaacactgccaAGTACGTAGCCTGCATTATAGGTATGaatatggcaatcgaccaagatgtcgaagaattgttgatcatgggagattcagatttgattatccgacaagcccaaggagaatgggagacccgggatgtcaagcttattccctACAGGCAACATGTAGAAAATCTTAGCAGGCGGTTCAAGTCAGTGGAGTTTAGGTACATTCCTCgttttcacaatgagttagccgatgcgctcgctactttggcctcgatgctgccatacctaggcaatgtccacattgacccATTGGAAATTAAAATTCGGGAAAGGAACGGTTACTGA